The Aminivibrio pyruvatiphilus region CTCGAGACGGGAAGCGAATGGGCTCTCATCGGATACGGAAAGACGGTGGAGCTTATGCTCAGGGCGAGGGAAACGGCACGGTCCCGGGGAATTTCTCCCCTTCCTGGAGTAGTTGACCTGAGATGCCTGAAACCCCTGCCCGAACATGATCTTCAGAAAATCCTGGCATCCCACTCTTTCGTTGTCGTGGCGGAGGACGGATATTCCGCCGGGGGCGCCGGGGAGGCCATCGCGGCATTGGCCAGGGGTATGGGGGAGAGAAATACAGCCGTCGTTTCAGTGACGGGGGTACCCGATATATTCGTTCCCCAGGGAACAATCAGGGAACAGGAGGAATATTGCGGCCTCACACCGGGGAAAGTGGTGAATCGTTTTGTCGAGTTCCAAAAAAGAGCGTATCGACAGGCTGCTCGTATCTAAGGGACTCGTTGAGACGAGATCGAAAGCCCAGGCCCTTCTTCTGGCCGGCAAAGTCTTTGTCGGCGGTTCCAGGGTGGACAAGACAGGCTCCCTGGTTCCGGCGGACGCCTCTATCGAAGTCCGGGACGACGGGGAAAAATGGGTCAGCAGGGGAGCGCACAAACTTCTCAGGGGACTCTCTTCGTTTTCCGTTTCGCCTGCGGATTTGGTCTGCGTTGACATCGGGGCCTCCACCGGGGGATTTACCCAGGTTCTTCTCGAAGGAGGGGCCCGGAAGGTCTACGCGGTGGACGTAGGCTATGGTCAGCTCGCCTGGTCCCTGCGGAATGACGAAAGAGTCGTGGTCATGGAAAGGACCAACGCCAGGGCGCTCACCCCGGAGAATTTCCGGGAGATCCCCGACCTCGTCGTCGCTGACGCATCCTTTATTTCCCTGAAGCTCCTGATCCCCCCGATCCGGCTGATACTCTCCCCGGGAGGGCAGGCAATTCTGCTGGTGAAACCCCAGTTCGAGGTCGGGAAAGGCCGGGTCGGAAAAGGGGGAGTTGTCCGATCGAAGGAGGACCACGTGGCGGTCCTGAAGGATATCCTCGCCTTCTGCGAGGAGAGCGGCGATTTTTATCCGGCGGGGCTGACCTTTTCTCCCATTACCGGTCCCATGGGAAATATAGAGTATCTTCTCCACGGGGTCAGGGCCGGAGGATCATGCAGACCGCTGTCTCCGGAAGAAACAGTGGAAGAAGCCCATCACTTTTTCCGGAAGGAAGGATAGGCAATGGCGGATCCCCGCATCGGAATGCTCGTCAATACGCGAAAACCGGGAGCGCTCGCAATGGCCAGGTCTCTCATCGAATGGGGGAAGGCGTCGGGAGTTTCCTTTCTTTTCCCCCCCCACGAGGCTTCGGTCCTGGGGATACAGGGAGTAGACGACGAAGAGTGGAGAAGGGCCGTTTCAATAGCCGTCGTCATCGGGGGCGACGGAACATTCCTCCGGGCGGCGAGATATGTTCTCGGTGCATCCATCTCCCTCTACGGCATCAACCTGGGGCATCTCGGCTTCCTTGCCTCGGGGAAGGCCGAGGAAGCGGAAAAGGACCTTGAAGCTATCCTGCGGGGAGAGTATTCCCTGTCCTCCCACCGGGTTCTCGAGGGAAAAATCCGCAGGGACGGAAAAAACATCCACAGCCTTTTCGCCCTGAACGACCTTGTCCTCGCCAAGGGAGCCATGGCCAGGGTGATGCACATCGAGGTGAGTCTCGGCGACAAAGTGCTCAACACGCTGCCCGCGGACGGCATCATCGTTTCCACTCCCACGGGATCCACCGCATATGCCCTTTCAGCCGGAGGACCGATTGTTCCTCCCCACATTCCCTGCATGATCATCGTTCCCATCTGCGCCCACACCCTCTATACCCGTCCGGTGCTCGCCGGTGAGAACGACGTCATTACCCTTACCCCGAAGGGAAACCACAGGGATCTGCTTCTCACCCAGGACGGGCAGCTGGGGTACGAAATCCTTCCCGGAGACAGTATACTCATCTCCCTGAACGGCGAAAAGGCCGTCAGCGTGATCACCCTGCCCACGAGGAACTACTTCGATCTTCTCCAGGAGAAACTCCAGTGGGGAAGGGGAATCGTCACCTTCGAAAAGGAGTGACCCCCCGATGATCGAGGAAGTCACCATACGAAATGTCGGCGGAGTGGCTTCGGCAACCCTCAGGTTTGACCGGGGGCTGACGGTGATCACCGGTGAAAGCGGAGCGGGGAAGAGCAGCCTCGTCCGTGCCCTGGAGCTTCTCGGCGGCAAAAGGAGCCAGTCGGCTTTCCTTCGTTCCGGCGAGGAAGAAGGATCCGTCGAGGCGGTGCTGGCGGGAGTTTCCGGCGAGCGGGCCGGCGGAGCCTTCACGGAAGAGGAAGACGGCTCCGTCCTCTTCGCCAGAAGGACTTTTTCCAGAAGCGGAAGAAACCGTACGTTCTTTCAGGACAGGGCAGTCCCTCTTTCAACCTTTTCTTCGGTCATGAACGAAGAGATGCGCATCCAGAGCCAGTTCGCCCAGATCGAGCTGCTCGATCCGAAACGGCAGATGGAAATTCTCGACTTCTGCGGAGGAGACGAAGTTTCGGCTCTCAAAGAAGCCTTGTCCCGTACCTTTACAGGTGCGCTGGAATGTGACCGGTCCCTGCGGGCTGCGAAGGCACGGGAGCAGGAAGTGAAGACCCGCTTCCAGGATGGCGAGGCGATCCTTACTGCGGCAAAGGCTCTGAAACTGGTTCCGGGGTGCGAAGGGGCATGGGAATCGCAGGTTCAGAACCTTTCCCTCCGGCTCGAGACCCTGAAAAGGATAAAGGAAAACCTTCTGAGAATAACGGGGGGAACAGCAGGACAGGGGCTTCTCGACCTGCTGGAGTCAAGCGGCCTGGATCTGCTCCGCACCATCGAAGACGATGAAGGCCGGCTCGGGAAGCTGTTCAACGAAGGGCTGGAACGGCTCCAGGTTTTCGTCAGGGAAGCGTCGAATATGACGGCGGGCCAGTCTGTCGAAGAAATGGAAAGAGAAAGGGACCTCCTCGAGAAAAGAGCAGGAATCCTGAGGAAGCTAAAAAGAGCGACGGGAACTGCCACTGCGGAAGAATTCCTGAATTGGTGCGAAGAGGCGAAAACCGCTTCAGAGTGGATGCGTGAACAGGAACGGCTTTCTTCCGAGCTCACAGAAAAGGGCAGGGCGCTCCGGAAGGAGGCGGCCCGCCTTGCGGCCGAATTGCGGGCTCTCCGCTCCGAAGCGGCCGCGAAACTGGAAAGGGAGGTCAACCTCCATCTCGCCGGCCTTGCCATGGAGGATTGCCGGTTCTCCGTCCGGCTTTCCGGACTGGAAAAAATCAGGAGCACAGGAGCTGACGATGTTTCCTTTACCCTCGCCGCAGGGGGCAGAGGAGAGACCCCGGTGAACAGAACGGCGTCAGGAGGAGAACTGAGCCGGATCCTTCTTGCCCTTCAGCTTTCTCTTCCCGAAGCATCCCTTCCTCCGACCCTGGTTTTCGATGAAGTGGAGGCGGGACTCGGCGGCAGGGCTGCC contains the following coding sequences:
- a CDS encoding NAD(+)/NADH kinase; this encodes MADPRIGMLVNTRKPGALAMARSLIEWGKASGVSFLFPPHEASVLGIQGVDDEEWRRAVSIAVVIGGDGTFLRAARYVLGASISLYGINLGHLGFLASGKAEEAEKDLEAILRGEYSLSSHRVLEGKIRRDGKNIHSLFALNDLVLAKGAMARVMHIEVSLGDKVLNTLPADGIIVSTPTGSTAYALSAGGPIVPPHIPCMIIVPICAHTLYTRPVLAGENDVITLTPKGNHRDLLLTQDGQLGYEILPGDSILISLNGEKAVSVITLPTRNYFDLLQEKLQWGRGIVTFEKE
- a CDS encoding TlyA family RNA methyltransferase, coding for MSSSKKERIDRLLVSKGLVETRSKAQALLLAGKVFVGGSRVDKTGSLVPADASIEVRDDGEKWVSRGAHKLLRGLSSFSVSPADLVCVDIGASTGGFTQVLLEGGARKVYAVDVGYGQLAWSLRNDERVVVMERTNARALTPENFREIPDLVVADASFISLKLLIPPIRLILSPGGQAILLVKPQFEVGKGRVGKGGVVRSKEDHVAVLKDILAFCEESGDFYPAGLTFSPITGPMGNIEYLLHGVRAGGSCRPLSPEETVEEAHHFFRKEG
- a CDS encoding AAA family ATPase, producing the protein MIEEVTIRNVGGVASATLRFDRGLTVITGESGAGKSSLVRALELLGGKRSQSAFLRSGEEEGSVEAVLAGVSGERAGGAFTEEEDGSVLFARRTFSRSGRNRTFFQDRAVPLSTFSSVMNEEMRIQSQFAQIELLDPKRQMEILDFCGGDEVSALKEALSRTFTGALECDRSLRAAKAREQEVKTRFQDGEAILTAAKALKLVPGCEGAWESQVQNLSLRLETLKRIKENLLRITGGTAGQGLLDLLESSGLDLLRTIEDDEGRLGKLFNEGLERLQVFVREASNMTAGQSVEEMERERDLLEKRAGILRKLKRATGTATAEEFLNWCEEAKTASEWMREQERLSSELTEKGRALRKEAARLAAELRALRSEAAAKLEREVNLHLAGLAMEDCRFSVRLSGLEKIRSTGADDVSFTLAAGGRGETPVNRTASGGELSRILLALQLSLPEASLPPTLVFDEVEAGLGGRAAVLAGYKLRDLSRRCQVILVTHEATIASLAEHHYMVRKNGESVEAVRLDEDERAAEIARMLSGDSGLPEALEHAKKLLSGRHEAAGSAVNLNPQVRSLK